One part of the Acidimicrobiales bacterium genome encodes these proteins:
- a CDS encoding DUF305 domain-containing protein has protein sequence MRSVPRGVVALLVAALVFLGGAVGYTLGKGRAPGESSADVRFLQDMILHHEQAVRIATTAVASAPDPSVQHFAREVVIFQQYEIGLMEGYLQRWDQPRVPDRDTVMEWMGHEVPAAEMPGLATDAALGDYERATGRDVDAGFLRMMTVHHRGGVHMAEAALRHVDDEFVRDMARRMATNQRTEIAEYQQLAQRLGIGLP, from the coding sequence ATGCGCTCTGTGCCCCGTGGCGTCGTCGCCCTGCTGGTGGCCGCCCTCGTCTTCCTCGGGGGCGCCGTCGGCTACACACTCGGCAAGGGGCGGGCGCCGGGCGAGTCGTCGGCCGACGTGCGCTTCCTGCAGGACATGATCCTCCACCACGAACAAGCGGTGCGCATCGCCACCACCGCGGTGGCGAGCGCTCCCGACCCGTCGGTGCAGCACTTCGCCCGCGAGGTCGTCATCTTCCAGCAGTACGAGATCGGCTTGATGGAGGGCTACCTCCAGCGGTGGGACCAACCTCGGGTGCCTGACCGCGACACGGTCATGGAGTGGATGGGCCACGAAGTGCCCGCGGCAGAGATGCCCGGCCTGGCCACCGACGCCGCGCTGGGCGACTACGAACGGGCCACAGGCCGCGACGTCGACGCCGGGTTCCTGCGGATGATGACCGTGCACCACCGGGGCGGCGTCCACATGGCCGAGGCCGCGTTGCGCCACGTCGACGACGAGTTCGTACGCGACATGGCCCGGCGCATGGCCACCAACCAGCGCACGGAGATCGCCGAGTACCAGCAGCTGGCGCAGCGCCTGGGGATCGGGTTGCCGTGA
- a CDS encoding response regulator transcription factor — MASVRVLVVEDEEVLADAIARGLRREGMAVDVAFDGGAALEKTSINRYDVVVLDRDLPGVHGDEVCQALASEGSSRILMLTASGTVDDRVTGLRLGADDYLGKPFAFAELVARIEALSRRTDTARPPVLERNGVRLDLARREVTRNGEPVRLTRKELGVLHVLLAAEGAVVSAEELLERAWDEHVDPFTNTVRVTVMNLRRKLGDPPVVETVIGAGYRI, encoded by the coding sequence ATGGCCTCAGTGCGCGTGCTCGTGGTCGAAGACGAAGAGGTGTTGGCCGACGCCATCGCCCGCGGCCTGCGCCGCGAGGGCATGGCCGTCGACGTCGCCTTCGACGGCGGCGCCGCGCTGGAGAAGACGAGCATCAACCGCTACGACGTGGTGGTGCTCGACCGTGACCTGCCCGGCGTGCACGGCGACGAGGTGTGCCAGGCGCTGGCCTCCGAGGGGTCGTCGCGCATCCTCATGCTCACCGCCTCGGGGACGGTCGACGACCGGGTGACCGGGCTGCGCCTGGGTGCCGACGACTACCTGGGCAAGCCGTTCGCCTTCGCCGAACTGGTGGCCCGCATCGAGGCCCTGTCGCGCCGCACCGACACGGCTCGGCCGCCGGTGCTCGAGCGCAACGGCGTGCGCCTCGACCTGGCCCGCCGCGAGGTGACACGCAACGGCGAACCGGTGCGGCTGACGCGCAAGGAGCTAGGCGTGCTGCACGTGCTGCTGGCCGCCGAGGGCGCCGTGGTCAGCGCCGAGGAGCTGTTGGAACGGGCGTGGGACGAACACGTCGACCCCTTCACCAACACCGTGCGGGTCACGGTCATGAACCTGCGGCGCAAGCTGGGCGACCCGCCCGTGGTGGAAACGGTGATCGGTGCCGGGTACCGGATCTGA
- a CDS encoding alpha/beta hydrolase: protein MSPPIVFVHGGLLDESMWDGVVAALDGFDCTCIRRRTRHDNPDWAAYSYEAEYEDVARVLDEVGPPRFLVGYSSGAIVALGAAWHFGVDRLALFEPPLPVKGPVLGPHLAEAERLLAAGDVAGAVRVGLVEGVRVPPEVADRMVADPRVVAAGEAWVHEFAEIDGLPADIGRYASVECPVLLLETSETQQHHRDAVHALAGVLPDNEVVTLQGLDHGAARTAPARLAAELRRFFAG, encoded by the coding sequence GTGAGCCCGCCGATCGTCTTCGTGCACGGCGGGCTGCTCGACGAGTCCATGTGGGACGGCGTGGTGGCGGCCCTCGACGGCTTCGACTGCACCTGCATCCGTCGTCGCACCCGACACGACAACCCCGACTGGGCGGCGTACTCCTACGAGGCCGAGTACGAAGACGTGGCCCGCGTGCTCGACGAGGTGGGACCGCCGCGGTTCCTGGTCGGCTATTCCTCGGGTGCCATCGTGGCCTTGGGGGCGGCGTGGCATTTTGGTGTGGACCGGCTGGCACTGTTCGAGCCGCCCCTGCCGGTGAAGGGCCCCGTGCTCGGCCCGCACCTGGCCGAAGCGGAGCGCCTGCTGGCGGCGGGCGACGTGGCCGGCGCCGTACGCGTCGGGTTGGTGGAAGGGGTGCGGGTCCCGCCCGAGGTGGCCGATCGAATGGTGGCCGACCCTCGCGTCGTGGCCGCGGGCGAGGCGTGGGTGCACGAGTTCGCCGAGATCGACGGGCTGCCCGCCGACATCGGCCGCTACGCGAGCGTCGAGTGCCCCGTGTTGCTGTTGGAGACGAGCGAGACGCAGCAACACCATCGCGACGCCGTGCACGCGCTGGCCGGGGTGCTGCCGGACAACGAGGTGGTGACACTCCAGGGGCTCGACCACGGCGCCGCCCGCACCGCACCGGCGCGCCTCGCCGCCGAGTTGCGACGGTTCTTCGCGGGGTAG
- the rlmN gene encoding 23S rRNA (adenine(2503)-C(2))-methyltransferase RlmN, translating into MPGRYDLSREDLAVLLEGEPAYRVRQVWDGLYRRVLDPSQLTDLPAALRARLAAEPALAPALHAEHESVADGGDTVKWLWSLADGNRIETVLMHYRDGRSTVCVSTQAGCAMACGFCATGQAGFDRHLSSGEIVEQVAQAIAAARPRRVSNVVFMGMGEPMANYDAVWGAVRRLHDDIGISARHLTVSTVGIVPGIRRMAGEDLPVNLAVSLHAADDELRDRLVPVNRRYPLDMLMEACAEYLEAKGRRLSFEWALIDGVNDRAVDAAQLADRARPLGAHINLIPLNPTPGWPTRGTPAEGVRGFRDRLVELGVNATVRRNRGTDIDAACGQLRATVTLGRAD; encoded by the coding sequence GTGCCCGGCCGCTACGACCTGTCCCGCGAGGACCTTGCCGTCCTCCTCGAGGGCGAGCCTGCATACCGCGTGCGCCAGGTGTGGGACGGGCTGTACCGGCGGGTGCTTGACCCCTCGCAACTGACCGACCTGCCCGCTGCCTTGCGGGCCCGGCTGGCGGCGGAGCCGGCGTTGGCGCCCGCCCTGCACGCCGAGCACGAGTCGGTGGCCGACGGCGGCGACACCGTGAAGTGGCTGTGGTCGCTGGCCGACGGCAACCGGATCGAGACCGTGCTCATGCACTACCGCGACGGGCGGTCCACGGTGTGCGTGTCGACGCAGGCGGGCTGTGCCATGGCGTGCGGCTTCTGCGCCACCGGCCAAGCGGGCTTCGACCGCCATCTGTCGAGCGGCGAGATCGTGGAGCAGGTGGCCCAGGCCATCGCAGCCGCCCGCCCCCGGCGCGTCAGCAACGTGGTGTTCATGGGCATGGGCGAGCCGATGGCCAACTACGACGCCGTTTGGGGCGCGGTGCGGCGGCTGCACGACGACATCGGCATCTCGGCTCGCCACCTCACCGTCTCCACCGTGGGCATCGTGCCCGGCATCCGTCGCATGGCGGGCGAGGACTTGCCCGTCAACCTGGCCGTGTCGCTGCACGCCGCCGACGACGAGTTGCGCGACCGACTCGTGCCCGTCAACCGGCGCTACCCGCTCGACATGCTCATGGAGGCGTGCGCCGAGTACCTGGAGGCCAAGGGGCGACGGCTGTCGTTCGAGTGGGCGCTCATCGACGGGGTGAACGACCGGGCCGTCGACGCTGCCCAGTTGGCCGACCGGGCGCGGCCGCTGGGTGCGCACATCAACCTGATCCCGCTGAACCCCACGCCCGGCTGGCCGACGCGGGGGACGCCGGCCGAGGGCGTGCGGGGCTTCCGTGACCGGCTGGTCGAGCTGGGCGTGAACGCCACGGTGCGCCGCAACCGCGGCACCGACATCGACGCCGCCTGCGGGCAGTTGCGGGCCACTGTCACCCTGGGGCGGGCAGACTGA
- a CDS encoding VIT1/CCC1 transporter family protein → MHPTQPTHEHHHRKVQGGAARAAVFGVSDGLVSNVSLILGVAGANTSPGVVRLAGLAGLVGGAFSMASGEYVSMKAQRELLERELDLERIEITRRPENERRELAQIYRSRGIDPTLAEDLATEMHRNPELALETHAREELGIDPDELGSPVHAALSSFVAFAGGAVLPLVPWFFAGGTGAMLASVVIGALSALAVGAALATFTGRPVVRLAGRQLGFAAAAAGVAFLVGNAVGVGVV, encoded by the coding sequence GTGCATCCCACGCAACCGACGCATGAGCACCACCACCGCAAGGTCCAAGGCGGCGCCGCTCGGGCGGCCGTCTTCGGCGTCAGCGACGGCCTGGTCTCGAACGTCTCGCTCATCCTCGGCGTGGCCGGGGCCAACACCTCGCCGGGCGTGGTGCGCTTGGCGGGCCTGGCCGGGCTGGTCGGCGGTGCCTTCTCCATGGCCAGCGGCGAGTACGTGTCGATGAAAGCCCAACGGGAACTGCTCGAACGCGAGCTCGACCTCGAGCGCATCGAGATCACCCGCAGGCCGGAGAACGAACGCCGGGAACTGGCCCAGATCTACCGCAGCCGCGGAATCGACCCCACCCTGGCCGAGGACCTGGCCACCGAGATGCACCGCAATCCCGAGTTGGCCCTGGAGACGCACGCTCGCGAGGAGCTCGGCATCGACCCCGACGAACTGGGCTCGCCCGTGCATGCCGCGCTGTCGTCGTTCGTGGCCTTCGCCGGTGGCGCCGTGCTGCCGCTCGTCCCGTGGTTCTTCGCCGGTGGCACCGGCGCCATGTTGGCCTCCGTCGTGATCGGTGCCCTGTCCGCGCTGGCCGTCGGCGCCGCGCTGGCGACGTTCACCGGGCGCCCCGTCGTGCGGCTGGCCGGTCGGCAGCTTGGCTTCGCAGCGGCGGCGGCCGGGGTGGCGTTCCTCGTCGGCAACGCCGTCGGCGTCGGCGTCGTCTAG
- a CDS encoding nuclear transport factor 2 family protein: MADYAAVQELLARYCHAHDERDLELLASCFAADISLMGVSGRDNVVAAYGAGYQQLTAKRRHVISNVYVVEDGDERAVVRSYITLYLVHDEELSLHLTGVYTDTVVLEDGAWKIQGREVVLDVPYNPGDVQKAPVATYRG; this comes from the coding sequence GTGGCCGACTACGCCGCCGTCCAGGAGTTGTTGGCGAGGTACTGCCACGCCCACGACGAGCGAGACCTGGAGTTGCTGGCGTCGTGCTTCGCCGCCGACATCAGCCTGATGGGCGTCTCGGGCCGCGACAACGTGGTCGCGGCCTACGGCGCCGGCTACCAGCAGCTCACGGCCAAGCGCCGCCACGTGATCAGCAACGTCTACGTGGTGGAGGACGGCGACGAGCGGGCCGTGGTGCGCAGCTACATCACGCTCTACCTCGTCCACGACGAGGAACTGTCGCTGCACCTGACAGGCGTCTACACCGACACCGTGGTGCTCGAAGACGGGGCGTGGAAGATCCAGGGCCGCGAGGTGGTGCTCGACGTGCCCTACAACCCCGGCGACGTGCAGAAGGCCCCGGTCGCCACCTATCGGGGGTAA
- a CDS encoding ATP-binding protein, whose amino-acid sequence MPGTGSERLRLTVRLRLTLLYGSLFLAAGALLLSVNYALVRRSLPDVERALPAHRVIVGGPHAIGPAPGDILMADGVPVKQFIEEFPAQVRKNTLDQLLTQSVLALGLMGVLAVALGWLMAGRVLRPLHEITATARRLSQENLHERIGLGGPQDELRELADTFDAMLGRLDAAFESQRRFVADASHELRTPLSIIRTEVDVALRDPTASVEQFRAMGENVRDATERTERLLDSLLVLARSERGIEARERVDLAAEVTAALAATGVEAQRSLAPAVVSGDPALLGRLVGNLVENAARHGRGGVVVSTGVDGGEVVVRVANGGEVIDPEVVPSLFEPFRRLERTRSVRGVGLGLSIVRSVANAHGGTVRAEARPEGGLAVEVRLPAASRP is encoded by the coding sequence GTGCCGGGTACCGGATCTGAGCGGCTGCGCCTCACGGTGCGGCTGCGGCTCACGCTGCTGTACGGCTCGCTGTTCCTGGCCGCGGGCGCGCTGTTGCTCAGCGTGAACTACGCCTTGGTGCGCCGCAGCCTGCCCGACGTGGAGCGAGCCCTGCCCGCGCACCGCGTCATCGTGGGCGGCCCCCACGCCATCGGCCCCGCTCCCGGCGACATCCTCATGGCCGACGGGGTGCCCGTGAAGCAGTTCATCGAGGAGTTCCCGGCCCAGGTGCGCAAGAACACCCTCGACCAACTGCTCACGCAATCGGTGCTGGCGTTGGGGTTGATGGGCGTGCTGGCGGTGGCCTTGGGGTGGCTCATGGCCGGGCGGGTGCTGCGGCCGTTGCACGAGATCACCGCTACGGCGCGGCGGCTGTCGCAAGAAAACCTGCACGAGCGCATCGGCTTGGGCGGCCCCCAGGACGAGCTGCGAGAACTGGCCGACACCTTCGACGCCATGCTCGGACGGCTCGACGCCGCCTTCGAGAGCCAGCGCCGGTTCGTGGCCGACGCCTCGCACGAACTGCGCACGCCCTTGTCGATCATCCGCACCGAGGTCGACGTGGCCTTGCGCGACCCCACTGCTTCCGTCGAGCAGTTTCGGGCCATGGGCGAGAACGTGCGCGACGCCACCGAACGCACCGAGCGGCTGCTCGACAGCCTGCTGGTGTTGGCCCGCAGCGAGCGGGGCATCGAGGCCCGTGAACGGGTCGACCTGGCCGCTGAAGTGACGGCCGCCCTGGCGGCGACGGGCGTCGAGGCGCAGCGCTCGCTGGCGCCTGCGGTGGTGTCGGGCGACCCCGCCTTGTTGGGCAGGCTGGTCGGCAACCTGGTGGAGAACGCCGCTCGGCACGGCCGGGGCGGCGTGGTGGTGTCGACGGGCGTGGACGGCGGGGAGGTGGTGGTGCGGGTGGCCAACGGCGGCGAGGTGATCGACCCGGAGGTGGTGCCTTCGTTGTTCGAACCCTTCCGCCGACTGGAGCGCACCCGGTCGGTCCGCGGCGTGGGGCTGGGCCTGTCGATCGTGCGCTCGGTGGCGAACGCGCACGGGGGCACCGTGCGCGCCGAGGCCCGTCCCGAAGGCGGCCTGGCCGTGGAAGTGCGGCTGCCCGCTGCTAGTCGGCCATGA
- the nth gene encoding endonuclease III — translation MARPRTPKGRARETLRRLTGEYPGTATELCALRHESPYQLLVATVLSAQTTDERVNSVTPALFARYPTAADLAAADPEDVEKLIFPTGFFRAKTKSIMGLAAALDERFGGEVPVRLEDLVTLPGVGRKTANVVRSVAFALPGLPVDTHVGRLSIRLGLTAADDPVKAELDLNTMVPAAERGAFSLRMILHGRRVCVARKPRCEDCVLNDFCPSSRV, via the coding sequence ATGGCACGACCCCGGACCCCGAAGGGGCGGGCCCGTGAGACGTTGCGGCGGCTGACCGGGGAGTACCCGGGCACCGCCACAGAGCTCTGCGCGCTGCGCCACGAGAGCCCGTACCAACTGCTCGTCGCCACCGTGTTGTCGGCCCAGACCACCGACGAACGAGTGAACTCGGTGACGCCCGCGCTGTTCGCCCGCTACCCGACCGCCGCCGACTTGGCCGCCGCCGACCCCGAGGACGTGGAGAAGCTCATCTTCCCGACCGGGTTCTTCCGGGCCAAGACCAAGAGCATCATGGGCCTCGCTGCTGCCCTCGACGAACGCTTCGGCGGCGAGGTGCCCGTTCGCCTGGAAGACCTCGTCACCCTTCCCGGGGTGGGGCGCAAGACGGCAAACGTGGTGCGCAGCGTGGCCTTCGCCCTGCCCGGCCTGCCCGTCGACACCCATGTGGGACGGCTGTCGATCCGGCTCGGCCTCACCGCCGCCGACGACCCGGTGAAGGCCGAGCTCGACCTCAACACCATGGTGCCCGCGGCCGAACGGGGCGCCTTCTCGCTGCGCATGATCCTGCACGGCCGCCGGGTGTGCGTGGCCCGCAAGCCGCGCTGCGAGGACTGCGTGCTCAACGACTTCTGCCCGTCGTCGCGGGTGTAG